In one window of Littorina saxatilis isolate snail1 linkage group LG11, US_GU_Lsax_2.0, whole genome shotgun sequence DNA:
- the LOC138979582 gene encoding protein FAM186A-like, giving the protein MGLSGKPRQSVAMGLSGKPRQSVAMGLSGKPRQSVAMGLSGEPPQSVAMGLSGKSRQSVAMGLSGKPRQSVAMGLSGKSRQSVAMGLSGKSRQSVAMGLSGKPRQSVAMGLSGKSRQSVAMGLSGKPRQSVAMGLSGKSRQSVAMGLSGKPRQSVAMGLSGKSRQSVAMGLSGKPRQSVAMGLSGKPRQSVAMGLSGKSRQSVAMGLSGKSRQSVAMGLSGKSRQSVAMGLSGKSRQSVAMGLSGKSRQSVAMGLSGKPHQSVAMGLSGKPRQSVAMGLSGKPRQSVAMGLSGKPHQSVAMGLSGKPRQSVAMGLSGKPHQSVAMGLSGKPRQSVAMGLSGEPRQSVAMGLSGKPRQSVAMGLSGKPRQSVAMGLSGKPRQSVAMGLSGKPRQSVAMGLSGKPRQSVAMGLSGKPRQSVAMGLSGTPRQSVAMGLSGEPRQSVAMGLSGKPRQSVAMGLSGKPRQSVAMGLSGKPRQSVAMGLSGTPRQSVAMGLSGKPPQSVAMGLSGTPRQSVAMGLSGKSRQSVAMGLSGKPRQSVAMGLSGTPPQSIAMGLSGTPRQSVAMGLSGKSRQSVAMGLSGTPRQSVAMGLSGKPRQSVAMGLSGKTRQI; this is encoded by the coding sequence ATGGGTCTAAGTGGAAAGCCTCGCCAGAGTGTTGCTATGGGTCTAAGTGGAAAGCCTCGCCAGAGTGTTGCTATGGGTCTAAGTGGAAAGCCTCGCCAGAGTGTTGCTATGGGTCTAAGTGGAGAGCCTCCCCAGAGTGTTGCTATGGGTCTAAGTGGAAAGTCTCGCCAGAGTGTTGCTATGGGTCTAAGTGGAAAGCCTCGCCAGAGTGTTGCTATGGGTCTAAGTGGAAAGTCTCGCCAGAGTGTTGCTATGGGTCTAAGTGGAAAGTCTCGCCAGAGTGTTGCTATGGGTCTAAGTGGAAAGCCTCGCCAGAGTGTTGCTATGGGTCTAAGTGGAAAGTCTCGCCAGAGTGTTGCTATGGGTCTAAGTGGAAAGCCTCGCCAGAGTGTTGCTATGGGTCTAAGTGGAAAGTCTCGCCAGAGTGTTGCTATGGGTCTAAGTGGAAAGCCTCGCCAGAGTGTTGCTATGGGTCTAAGTGGAAAGTCTCGCCAGAGTGTTGCTATGGGTCTAAGTGGAAAGCCTCGCCAGAGTGTTGCTATGGGTCTAAGTGGAAAGCCTCGCCAGAGTGTTGCTATGGGTCTGAGTGGAAAGTCTCGCCAGAGTGTTGCTATGGGTCTAAGTGGAAAGTCTCGCCAGAGTGTTGCTATGGGTCTAAGTGGAAAGTCTCGCCAGAGTGTTGCTATGGGTCTAAGTGGAAAGTCTCGCCAGAGTGTTGCTATGGGTCTAAGTGGAAAGTCTCGCCAGAGTGTTGCTATGGGTCTAAGTGGAAAGCCTCACCAGAGTGTTGCTATGGGTCTAAGTGGAAAGCCTCGCCAGAGTGTTGCTATGGGTCTAAGTGGAAAGCCTCGCCAGAGTGTTGCTATGGGTCTAAGTGGAAAGCCTCACCAGAGTGTTGCTATGGGTCTAAGTGGAAAGCCTCGCCAGAGTGTTGCTATGGGTCTAAGTGGAAAGCCTCACCAGAGTGTTGCTATGGGTCTAAGTGGAAAGCCTCGCCAGAGTGTTGCTATGGGTCTAAGTGGAGAGCCTCGCCAGAGTGTTGCTATGGGTCTAAGTGGAAAGCCTCGCCAGAGTGTTGCTATGGGTCTAAGTGGAAAGCCTCGCCAGAGTGTTGCTATGGGTCTAAGTGGAAAGCCTCGCCAGAGTGTTGCTATGGGTCTAAGTGGAAAGCCTCGCCAGAGTGTTGCTATGGGTCTAAGTGGAAAGCCTCGCCAGAGTGTTGCTATGGGTCTAAGTGGAAAGCCTCGCCAGAGTGTTGCTATGGGTCTAAGTGGAACGCCTCGCCAGAGTGTTGCTATGGGTCTAAGTGGAGAGCCTCGCCAGAGTGTTGCTATGGGTCTAAGTGGAAAGCCTCGCCAGAGTGTTGCTATGGGTCTAAGTGGAAAGCCTCGCCAGAGTGTTGCTATGGGTCTAAGTGGAAAGCCTCGCCAGAGTGTTGCTATGGGTCTAAGTGGAACGCCTCGCCAGAGTGTTGCTATGGGTCTAAGTGGAAAGCCTCCCCAGAGTGTTGCTATGGGTCTAAGTGGAACGCCTCGCCAGAGTGTTGCTATGGGTCTAAGTGGAAAGTCTCGCCAGAGTGTTGCTATGGGTCTAAGTGGAAAGCCTCGCCAGAGTGTTGCTATGGGTCTAAGCGGAACGCCTCCCCAGAGTATTGCTATGGGTCTAAGTGGAACGCCTCGCCAGAGTGTTGCTATGGGTCTAAGTGGAAAGTCTCGCCAGAGTGTTGCTATGGGTCTAAGTGGAACGCCTCGCCAGAGTGTTGCTATGGGTCTAAGTGGAAAGCCTCGCCAGAGTGTTGCTATGGGTCTAAGTGGAAAGACtcgccagatctga